The following is a genomic window from Nitrospira sp..
GCGGCCCTGGGTGGGTGGGAGCGGTGGCGGCGCAAGGAGCTGATTGGACAATCCATCCCTGCCACGCAGATTCGGATTAAGCGCAAGACGCATCCGGGGCAGCGGAGGAATAGCCTTAGGGCGTCTCGCGGCGCCGTTGTCGAAAAAAATCTCGCAGCAAGACCTGGCTGTCACTTTCGCAGAGGCCTCCGGTTACAGCCACTCGGTGATTCAACCGAGTATCGGTCAGAATATCCATCAGCGATCCGCAGGCGCCGGCTTTAGGATCCCAGGCGCCAAACACAGTTCTGGCGATGCGCGATTGGACGATGGCGCCTGCGCACATCGGGCAGGGTTCCAGCGTGACATAGAGAATGCAGTCGATCAGCCGCCAGGTTCCCAGTGTGCTTGCCGCTTCTTGAATGACCACAATCTCAGCGTGTGCGGTCGGATCTTGCCTGGTTTCGCGGAGATTATGAGCCCGCGCCAGTATCTGTCCGTCGTGGACCAGCAGCGCGCCAATGGGCACCTCCCCCAGTGCC
Proteins encoded in this region:
- a CDS encoding tRNA-specific adenosine deaminase (Evidence 2a : Function from experimental evidences in other organisms; PubMedId 12110595; Product type e : enzyme; MaGe:77307798), which codes for MTIDSAQDERFMRIALEQAALAPALGEVPIGALLVHDGQILARAHNLRETRQDPTAHAEIVVIQEAASTLGTWRLIDCILYVTLEPCPMCAGAIVQSRIARTVFGAWDPKAGACGSLMDILTDTRLNHRVAVTGGLCESDSQVLLRDFFRQRRRETP